One genomic segment of Chitinophaga sancti includes these proteins:
- a CDS encoding DUF4397 domain-containing protein yields MKKFIVILVIIAGIYACNKDSDSSIPDTTSYLNVFVANPDASYDIVLDTTSMGTDLSLGEYTGYKSFTAKRYTLCIFATGDREDTLIQGQISLRNNHYYTIYFEKNHNNILQLLTTEDKMGATSSKTVGYLRVVNLSDSYDATGTTATIMDFGIDGTEFFSNIGYLGYSVFKEITPGAHSRDIRDADSTSLNTGDFNIEAGKSYSWIVYGNALVADSFKVVTFQHN; encoded by the coding sequence GTGAAAAAATTCATTGTAATACTGGTCATCATAGCAGGGATCTATGCTTGCAACAAGGATAGTGATAGCTCTATACCTGACACTACATCTTATTTGAATGTGTTTGTGGCCAACCCGGATGCCAGCTATGATATTGTATTGGATACTACCTCTATGGGCACTGACTTGTCTCTGGGAGAGTATACCGGTTATAAATCATTTACTGCAAAGCGTTATACTTTGTGCATTTTTGCCACCGGCGACAGGGAAGATACATTGATACAGGGGCAGATCAGTTTGCGTAATAACCATTATTACACAATATACTTCGAGAAGAACCACAACAATATATTGCAGTTGCTGACCACTGAAGATAAAATGGGTGCAACAAGCAGCAAGACAGTAGGTTACCTGCGTGTAGTGAACCTGAGTGATAGTTATGACGCTACTGGAACTACGGCAACCATCATGGATTTTGGTATCGATGGTACGGAGTTTTTTTCCAACATTGGTTACCTGGGATACTCTGTTTTCAAGGAGATCACACCGGGTGCCCATTCACGTGATATACGGGATGCTGATTCAACAAGTCTGAATACAGGTGATTTCAACATTGAGGCAGGGAAGAGTTATAGCTGGATTGTATATGGAAATGCTTTGGTGGCTGACAGTTTTAAGGTAGTAACTTTTCAGCATAATTAA
- a CDS encoding OmpH family outer membrane protein: protein MRTKQIVKSGLLAAFAAATFMACKQPVKKDTESSAPAAGTSASTASNGLVIAYVDIDTVEAYYNYFKQKKTELETKQQAIENELQANVRALQNEAADFQRKANGMTQSEGEAAQRTLYQKQQQLEGKAQNMRAQYAEQESKFNEELQKRLNDFLENFNSDKRYAYILSYRTGASNILFKDKKYDITPEVIKGLNEADAAKEKK from the coding sequence ATGCGCACTAAACAAATTGTGAAAAGCGGATTATTGGCAGCATTTGCAGCCGCGACATTTATGGCTTGTAAACAACCTGTCAAGAAGGATACCGAATCATCAGCACCTGCCGCAGGTACAAGCGCTTCGACCGCTTCGAACGGTCTCGTTATTGCTTACGTGGATATTGATACTGTAGAAGCTTATTATAACTACTTCAAGCAAAAGAAAACTGAGCTGGAAACCAAACAGCAGGCTATTGAAAACGAACTGCAGGCAAATGTACGTGCATTGCAGAACGAAGCAGCTGATTTCCAACGTAAAGCTAACGGTATGACCCAGTCAGAAGGTGAAGCTGCTCAGCGTACCCTGTACCAGAAACAGCAACAACTGGAAGGCAAAGCACAGAACATGCGTGCACAGTATGCTGAACAGGAAAGTAAATTCAACGAGGAACTGCAGAAGAGACTGAACGATTTCCTGGAGAATTTCAACAGCGACAAGCGTTATGCATACATCTTGTCTTACCGTACAGGGGCGAGTAACATCCTGTTCAAAGACAAAAAGTATGACATTACTCCGGAAGTTATTAAAGGCCTGAATGAGGCAGATGCAGCTAAGGAGAAAAAATAA
- a CDS encoding APC family permease: MSNLDTNNHQTAFRPSLSLLDATMIVAGSMIGSGVFLVSAEITRSIGSAGWLTLMWVLGGIVTIIAAVSYGELSGMYPRAGGQYVYLREAYNPFIAFLFGWTQFGVIQAGTIAAVAVAFAKYSAFIIPFFSEDNILLDLKLFTVSAAQVLAIISIVVLTWINTRGIRNGKIIQTVFTLAKLISLFGLIVFGFFLGAKAEVWSANWAHAWDAMSVTKAADGTIVTTALSGLALFGAVAISMKGSLFSSDAWNNITFIAAEIKNPQRNIGRALFLGTFLVTIVYVSANLMYIAVLPLQEIAFVPKDRVAVAAATHIFGNEGAIVIAIMIMVSTFGCNNGLTLAGARIYYTMAQDKLFFKKAGELNKFNVPANGLWIQCLWASLLCLTGKYGDLLTMVIFGVLIFYVITILGIFILRRKQPDLPRPYKAFGYPVLPLLYIIVAASLALLLLKFEFNYAISGLGIILLGIPVYYVAMARSK; this comes from the coding sequence ATGAGTAACCTGGACACAAATAACCATCAGACGGCTTTCCGTCCCAGCCTTAGTTTGCTGGATGCAACTATGATAGTAGCCGGATCGATGATCGGGTCAGGTGTATTTCTCGTATCAGCGGAGATCACCAGGTCCATTGGAAGTGCCGGATGGCTTACCCTGATGTGGGTATTAGGAGGTATTGTGACTATTATAGCAGCCGTTAGTTACGGCGAACTATCTGGTATGTACCCACGTGCTGGCGGTCAGTATGTGTACCTCAGAGAGGCTTATAATCCCTTTATTGCATTTTTATTTGGCTGGACGCAGTTCGGTGTCATACAGGCCGGTACGATAGCGGCAGTAGCTGTAGCATTTGCAAAGTATTCAGCGTTTATCATTCCATTCTTCAGTGAGGATAACATCTTGCTGGATCTGAAACTCTTTACCGTTTCGGCGGCCCAGGTACTGGCTATTATCTCAATAGTGGTACTAACCTGGATTAATACCAGGGGGATCAGGAATGGCAAGATTATTCAGACAGTATTTACACTGGCAAAACTGATATCGCTGTTTGGTCTGATCGTATTCGGGTTTTTCCTGGGGGCAAAGGCAGAAGTGTGGTCGGCTAACTGGGCACATGCCTGGGATGCGATGAGCGTGACAAAAGCAGCCGACGGCACAATCGTGACCACGGCGTTGTCTGGTCTGGCACTATTTGGTGCAGTGGCGATTTCGATGAAAGGATCACTGTTCAGCAGTGACGCCTGGAACAATATTACTTTCATTGCGGCAGAGATCAAAAATCCACAGCGGAATATAGGCAGGGCATTGTTCCTGGGTACATTCCTGGTAACAATTGTGTATGTGAGTGCGAACCTGATGTATATAGCTGTGTTACCTTTACAGGAAATTGCATTTGTACCCAAGGACCGCGTCGCGGTTGCAGCAGCTACACATATCTTTGGAAACGAAGGTGCGATAGTGATTGCTATCATGATCATGGTTTCGACCTTTGGTTGTAATAATGGATTAACCCTGGCCGGCGCCCGAATCTACTACACCATGGCGCAGGACAAATTATTCTTCAAAAAGGCAGGAGAACTGAACAAGTTTAATGTTCCCGCCAACGGATTATGGATTCAATGCCTGTGGGCTTCTTTGTTATGTTTGACTGGGAAATACGGAGATTTGTTGACCATGGTAATATTCGGGGTATTGATATTTTATGTGATCACTATCCTGGGTATTTTTATCCTTCGCCGTAAGCAACCGGATTTGCCACGACCTTATAAAGCATTTGGTTATCCTGTATTACCTTTGTTGTATATAATAGTTGCGGCATCATTAGCGTTGTTATTACTGAAATTTGAGTTCAACTATGCTATATCAGGACTGGGTATTATACTGTTAGGTATCCCGGTATACTATGTGGCGATGGCGCGGTCAAAATAG
- a CDS encoding FecR family protein, whose product MNIDNSLLEKYFKGNCTDVEVKLVEAYLSQPAIPEADAWFEQVYEESAATPVVSMKRATYRRWYGVAAAIAVLISFGIWMWQWQQKGMDKHMMAMKWDTLANAGNDIKLMTMTDGSEVWLAPHSSVIYNQQYNDTSRELWLEGEGYFNVKHDPSRPFSVQTGHLKTTALGTAFNIATNNKADGTIEVSLLEGKVSVATSTFSCILHPGQMIAFNNNTTQLLPVTFNRQEVTDWRQGKIVFDQTLLEDAFARIQARKGCKIIVDPAFKGKKKVSGIFPASTPVESILEAMQYVHGFKIEKRGTNTYAIVTP is encoded by the coding sequence ATGAACATTGACAATTCACTACTAGAAAAATACTTTAAGGGTAACTGCACGGACGTAGAGGTGAAGTTGGTAGAAGCTTATCTCAGTCAGCCTGCAATACCAGAAGCAGATGCGTGGTTTGAACAGGTGTATGAAGAGAGTGCTGCTACCCCGGTTGTAAGTATGAAGCGGGCAACCTACCGCAGGTGGTATGGCGTGGCAGCTGCAATAGCGGTATTGATCAGTTTCGGTATATGGATGTGGCAGTGGCAGCAAAAGGGCATGGATAAACATATGATGGCCATGAAATGGGATACATTGGCAAATGCCGGTAATGATATAAAGCTCATGACTATGACAGACGGTTCTGAAGTATGGCTGGCACCACATTCATCCGTTATTTATAATCAACAATATAACGATACAAGTCGTGAGCTATGGCTGGAAGGTGAGGGATATTTTAATGTGAAGCATGACCCCAGTCGTCCGTTCAGTGTCCAGACCGGTCATTTGAAGACCACTGCCCTTGGTACTGCTTTTAATATTGCTACGAACAACAAAGCTGATGGCACGATAGAAGTAAGTTTGCTGGAAGGAAAGGTATCTGTAGCAACATCCACGTTTTCATGTATCCTTCATCCGGGTCAGATGATTGCCTTCAATAATAACACAACGCAATTATTACCAGTTACTTTTAACAGACAGGAAGTAACAGATTGGAGACAGGGAAAAATAGTATTTGATCAGACGCTTTTGGAAGATGCATTTGCCCGGATACAGGCACGTAAAGGTTGTAAGATTATTGTAGATCCTGCATTTAAAGGAAAGAAAAAAGTCTCAGGCATATTCCCGGCCTCCACGCCGGTTGAAAGTATACTGGAAGCAATGCAATATGTGCATGGTTTTAAAATTGAGAAAAGAGGAACAAACACGTATGCGATCGTAACACCTTAA
- a CDS encoding TonB-dependent receptor domain-containing protein: protein MHSWKAFLLCFLLTGSTVALSAQSYQSLNDKVSVNLANTNAAAVVKSLEQQTKYTFAYDPEYLQHCALEEVKFNSQSLSAVLHYLDDYAPIDITYANNTVALKQGRQLRNAALEKGRVTGKIVDSKNEPLPGVTILANNGQGAVTSVDGTYDLSLNPGVYTLTFSYVSFDTRQITEVNVAAKGVTPLNVVMKSTGSRLKEVTVTGNYKRASVEGLYAIQKNNAGITDGISAEQISRTPDKNIGEVLKRVSGLSTMENKYVVVRGLSERYNQAVLNNQVMPSTELNRKNFSFDIIPANIVENVTVVKTLTPDRSAEFGGGLVEVNTLDIPTQNFLNIAVGGSTNSLTTGKNFQSLQLDGSEYWGKAAPHRDLLGKLDWNSTAEIKAAYSTKGNEATAFNNNWGVYEMKAPVSQNYQLSAGRVFNAGSKNQFGLVVSASYRNTFQTQDIRMSRDNFDGKVNADDPDRAGFSGKRYGLTTNLGGLAGIGFRSPRTRLGFQTLFLRTYDQQLIIGKGQHSDPSGLLLGYYDLTTQTDMWQHQLKGEHSIGNKGIRFKWMGSYLVMDKQKPDNHQLLANVVEDDKLESNEFNISSPFSSGISSGALRWWSRAYEKNYNWDAALSVPFNFSPGNFVSQNIFKVGYAGWSKDRLFYVLNTGSQNYNTTDYPPLAKTFVPERGGSIYISDYSDDFHKKAALHGMYLMLDDKIGDRWRLVWGLRAEYYNLNKANDALDSLFHYINSTRGTDEKFDYSELTNREPNWNFFPSVNLTYSMTPTMNLRLAYSKSIIRPDLREMSFFREYDFELGGIYQSELVRSTIAHHYDFRYEWYPGAGEVISMSLFYKKFGYSMEIYNDEQSGGIYNLKNNKDAKNYGLEVEVRKSLAFTKVPVLRNIVLYGNFTTLRAYVTPMDVNYNAIDPNNPLKVTPIETVGKEERRPQTGASNYMMNAGIFYDVKPASVSLVYNYISNRMFRPDEAYIYSLYERPLESLDAQLAVRFLKQKGEVKLNIANLLNSSSLVYRNSYSDGDITNGKKTPSTKELLYQNGKDLINYEAKPGRTYSITISYKF, encoded by the coding sequence ATGCATTCCTGGAAGGCTTTCCTGTTGTGTTTTTTACTCACAGGGAGTACTGTGGCGCTGTCTGCGCAATCCTACCAATCTCTGAATGACAAGGTATCTGTAAACCTTGCAAACACGAATGCAGCAGCTGTTGTAAAATCGCTTGAACAACAAACAAAGTACACTTTCGCTTACGATCCTGAGTACCTGCAACATTGTGCATTGGAAGAAGTGAAATTCAATTCGCAGTCCTTATCTGCAGTATTACATTACCTGGATGACTATGCACCAATTGACATCACTTACGCGAACAATACTGTGGCACTGAAACAAGGCAGACAGCTTCGCAATGCCGCCCTTGAAAAAGGCCGTGTAACAGGTAAGATCGTAGATAGTAAAAACGAACCTTTACCAGGTGTAACTATCCTGGCTAACAATGGTCAGGGCGCTGTGACCAGTGTAGATGGTACTTATGATCTGAGTCTGAATCCGGGTGTGTATACCCTTACATTTAGCTATGTATCTTTTGATACCCGGCAGATCACTGAGGTGAACGTGGCTGCAAAAGGTGTGACACCGCTGAATGTAGTGATGAAAAGTACTGGTTCCCGTTTGAAAGAAGTTACTGTAACTGGTAATTACAAAAGAGCATCTGTAGAAGGGTTGTATGCTATCCAGAAAAATAATGCAGGTATTACGGATGGTATCAGTGCTGAACAGATTAGCCGTACGCCTGACAAGAATATCGGGGAAGTGTTGAAACGTGTGAGTGGCTTGTCGACTATGGAAAATAAATACGTAGTAGTTCGTGGTCTGAGTGAAAGATACAACCAGGCAGTACTGAACAATCAGGTAATGCCAAGTACGGAGTTGAATAGAAAGAATTTCAGCTTCGACATTATTCCTGCTAACATCGTAGAGAATGTTACTGTGGTAAAGACACTTACTCCTGATCGTAGTGCTGAATTTGGAGGCGGTCTTGTAGAGGTGAATACATTAGATATTCCGACACAGAATTTCTTAAACATAGCAGTGGGTGGAAGTACCAATAGCCTGACTACCGGAAAGAATTTTCAATCCCTGCAGTTAGATGGTAGTGAGTATTGGGGAAAAGCAGCACCACATCGCGATCTGCTGGGTAAGCTGGATTGGAACAGTACTGCGGAAATTAAAGCTGCTTATAGTACAAAAGGAAATGAAGCTACCGCATTCAATAATAACTGGGGTGTGTATGAAATGAAAGCTCCGGTTTCTCAGAACTATCAGCTCTCTGCCGGCAGAGTATTCAATGCGGGCTCAAAGAATCAGTTTGGCTTGGTGGTATCTGCAAGTTATCGCAATACTTTTCAGACACAGGATATCAGAATGAGCCGTGATAATTTCGATGGTAAAGTAAATGCGGATGATCCGGATCGTGCGGGTTTCAGCGGCAAGCGTTATGGCTTAACCACTAACCTGGGCGGACTGGCAGGTATTGGATTCAGATCACCACGCACACGTCTGGGGTTTCAGACATTATTCCTGCGCACGTATGATCAGCAATTGATTATAGGGAAGGGACAACACTCTGATCCAAGTGGATTGCTGCTGGGGTACTACGACCTGACTACACAGACAGACATGTGGCAGCATCAGTTGAAAGGTGAGCATTCTATTGGCAATAAAGGTATTAGGTTCAAATGGATGGGTAGTTATTTAGTGATGGACAAACAGAAGCCTGATAATCATCAGCTGTTGGCTAATGTGGTTGAGGATGATAAACTGGAATCCAATGAATTCAACATCAGTTCTCCATTTAGTAGTGGTATCAGTTCAGGTGCTTTACGCTGGTGGAGCAGAGCGTATGAGAAGAATTACAACTGGGATGCTGCTTTGTCAGTACCGTTCAATTTCAGTCCCGGCAATTTTGTTTCACAGAATATTTTCAAAGTGGGATATGCCGGTTGGAGCAAAGACAGGCTGTTTTATGTGTTGAACACCGGTTCTCAAAATTATAATACAACGGATTATCCGCCACTGGCAAAGACATTTGTTCCCGAAAGAGGTGGTAGCATTTACATCAGTGATTACTCTGATGATTTTCACAAAAAAGCGGCATTGCATGGAATGTACCTGATGCTGGATGATAAGATCGGAGATAGATGGCGACTGGTATGGGGACTGAGAGCAGAGTATTACAACCTGAATAAAGCGAATGACGCACTGGATTCTTTGTTCCATTATATCAACAGCACACGTGGTACTGACGAGAAATTTGACTATAGTGAATTAACGAACAGAGAGCCAAACTGGAATTTCTTCCCATCTGTGAATCTGACTTATAGTATGACACCTACTATGAACCTGCGTTTGGCGTATTCGAAGAGTATCATTCGTCCTGACCTGCGTGAGATGTCATTCTTTAGAGAATACGATTTTGAATTAGGTGGTATTTACCAGAGTGAGCTGGTGAGGTCCACGATTGCGCACCACTATGATTTCCGTTACGAATGGTATCCGGGTGCGGGAGAAGTGATTTCAATGTCCCTGTTCTATAAGAAGTTTGGATACTCCATGGAGATATACAATGATGAGCAGAGTGGAGGTATCTATAACCTGAAGAATAATAAAGATGCAAAGAACTATGGTCTGGAAGTAGAGGTGCGTAAGTCCCTTGCTTTTACAAAAGTGCCTGTATTACGCAACATCGTGCTGTATGGCAACTTTACTACACTGAGAGCTTATGTAACTCCGATGGATGTGAATTACAATGCGATTGATCCCAATAATCCATTGAAGGTAACGCCGATTGAAACGGTGGGTAAGGAAGAAAGAAGACCACAGACTGGTGCCAGCAACTACATGATGAATGCGGGTATCTTCTATGATGTGAAGCCTGCTTCTGTAAGCCTTGTGTACAATTATATTTCAAACAGAATGTTCCGTCCGGATGAAGCATATATCTATTCGCTGTATGAGCGTCCATTGGAATCGCTGGATGCACAACTGGCAGTAAGATTTTTGAAACAAAAAGGTGAGGTGAAACTGAATATTGCAAACCTATTGAACAGTTCATCTCTTGTATATCGAAATAGTTATAGTGATGGAGATATCACTAATGGAAAAAAGACACCTTCCACGAAAGAATTGCTGTATCAGAATGGGAAAGATCTGATCAATTATGAAGCGAAGCCAGGCCGTACTTATAGCATTACAATCAGTTACAAGTTTTAG
- a CDS encoding S41 family peptidase: MLRPSLIGLTVLLCVVACRKEDTPDVTPTGPVTQAETNKWILDSMRYFYLWNSYLPSSVDTTLSTTDYFASLKYTDDRFSFLYNPNDNSTYPKYMLYQYGIEFAIISGSNGPVGVIELVIPSSVAALNGIKRGDYFTAINGTTITSSNATELTTAMLKGSSSTLTMESTGEDITLPAQSLGENPIYQQDIFLVNNKVVAYLFYNYFNDTYNTALQQVFQSFKTAGASELILDLRYNPGGSVAAAALLNAMIAPDITEQSIFAKYTGNSQLGSRNISYKSAFSVPESGSAISFSKLSDKRLSLSRVFILSGAATASAAELTINSLKPYTQVIQIGETTYGKDKGAVIISDTRSPQRISWTLMPITYNLFNAAGTGGYTSGITPNYSIDEMSSLPLTAIGDTNDPLIARAIAIINGNGRISTTNNCVKHYYNSPSLAAQKEIVKIVRSPL; this comes from the coding sequence ATGCTTCGCCCTTCCCTTATTGGACTGACAGTACTATTATGCGTTGTTGCCTGCCGAAAGGAGGACACACCTGACGTCACACCCACCGGCCCCGTCACCCAGGCTGAAACAAATAAATGGATACTGGATAGTATGCGCTATTTCTATCTCTGGAACAGTTATCTGCCATCCAGTGTAGATACCACACTTAGCACCACCGACTATTTCGCCAGCCTGAAATACACTGATGACCGGTTTTCTTTCCTGTATAATCCAAATGACAATTCAACCTATCCCAAATACATGCTGTATCAATATGGGATAGAATTTGCCATTATATCAGGCTCCAATGGCCCTGTGGGCGTCATTGAACTGGTCATACCCAGTTCTGTAGCAGCATTAAACGGCATCAAAAGAGGAGATTATTTTACTGCCATCAACGGTACAACAATCACCAGCAGCAATGCTACTGAATTGACCACCGCTATGCTCAAAGGCTCCTCCTCTACCCTCACCATGGAATCAACCGGCGAAGATATTACACTACCTGCCCAAAGCCTGGGTGAAAACCCGATCTATCAACAGGATATATTCCTGGTAAACAATAAAGTCGTCGCTTACCTTTTTTATAACTACTTCAATGATACTTACAATACTGCTTTACAACAGGTCTTTCAATCCTTCAAAACTGCAGGTGCATCAGAACTAATACTTGATCTCAGGTATAACCCCGGCGGCAGCGTAGCGGCGGCAGCCCTGCTGAATGCCATGATCGCCCCTGACATTACCGAACAAAGCATCTTTGCAAAATATACCGGCAACAGTCAACTGGGTAGCAGAAACATTTCCTACAAATCAGCCTTCTCTGTACCTGAAAGTGGCAGCGCTATTTCCTTTTCCAAATTATCAGATAAACGCCTTTCCCTTTCCCGGGTATTCATCCTTTCTGGTGCAGCTACTGCATCTGCCGCTGAGTTAACCATCAATTCCCTGAAACCGTATACACAAGTCATACAAATCGGGGAAACCACTTACGGAAAAGATAAAGGCGCTGTTATCATCAGCGATACCCGCTCTCCACAAAGAATTTCCTGGACGCTCATGCCTATTACCTATAACCTGTTCAATGCAGCAGGTACAGGTGGATATACCAGTGGTATCACCCCAAATTATTCCATCGATGAAATGTCTTCTTTACCACTGACAGCTATCGGAGACACCAACGATCCGCTGATAGCAAGAGCCATCGCAATCATAAATGGTAATGGAAGAATAAGTACGACTAATAACTGCGTTAAACATTACTATAATTCCCCTTCACTGGCTGCACAAAAAGAAATAGTAAAGATTGTAAGAAGTCCACTGTAG
- a CDS encoding RNA polymerase sigma-70 factor, whose protein sequence is MSDNPSRILFGQLFEANREKVYRFAYKLTDDRLRAQEVTQQCFIKLWENIHKVQVNQDIFPLLFVYVKHIVIDETRKLYRERKSLAHISSGHPPVSDHREDQTLLHKEFREQIQKLIEKMPEQRRNIYLLSRDKGKSYKEIADQLSLSPATVRNHLNLALQYIRREMMAHYDM, encoded by the coding sequence ATGTCTGATAACCCATCCAGGATTCTCTTCGGTCAGCTGTTTGAAGCGAACAGGGAAAAAGTGTACAGGTTCGCATACAAGCTTACTGACGACCGGTTACGAGCACAGGAGGTGACACAACAATGTTTTATTAAGTTATGGGAAAACATACATAAAGTACAGGTCAATCAGGATATATTTCCTCTGCTGTTCGTCTATGTTAAGCATATTGTCATCGATGAAACCCGGAAGCTTTACCGGGAACGGAAATCCCTTGCCCATATCTCCTCCGGTCATCCCCCTGTAAGCGACCACCGGGAGGACCAGACTTTACTGCACAAAGAATTCCGCGAACAGATCCAGAAACTGATTGAAAAAATGCCGGAACAGCGCCGGAATATCTACCTGCTAAGCCGTGATAAAGGAAAAAGTTATAAGGAAATAGCCGATCAGCTTAGCTTATCACCAGCCACTGTAAGAAACCATCTGAATCTCGCCCTGCAATACATCAGGCGCGAAATGATGGCCCATTACGACATGTGA
- a CDS encoding DUF4254 domain-containing protein, with protein sequence MFTELCNQIFDQSIADYHVHNSVYQPILNPYEKTTIEHLLYLKNWIDTVQWHLEDIIRDPLIDPVKALEIKRWIDKSNQERTDVVEYIDSYFLEKYKDVTPVVGASINTESPAWAVDRLSILALKIYHMREEATRTDATPAHREACQRKLDVLLEQRRDLGTAINLLLEDIDAGKKYMKVYKQMKMYNDPSLNPVLYKSASN encoded by the coding sequence ATGTTTACAGAACTTTGCAATCAAATATTTGATCAGAGCATAGCTGATTATCATGTGCATAACAGCGTGTACCAACCTATCCTGAATCCCTATGAAAAAACTACGATAGAGCACCTTTTATATCTGAAGAACTGGATTGACACCGTACAATGGCACCTGGAGGATATTATCCGTGATCCATTGATTGATCCGGTGAAGGCATTGGAAATCAAGCGTTGGATTGATAAATCTAACCAGGAGCGTACAGATGTCGTAGAATATATTGATAGTTATTTCCTTGAAAAATATAAAGATGTAACGCCTGTTGTGGGTGCATCTATCAATACCGAGAGTCCGGCCTGGGCAGTAGACCGTTTGTCTATCCTGGCGCTTAAGATTTACCACATGCGGGAAGAAGCTACCCGTACAGATGCGACTCCTGCGCATCGTGAAGCATGTCAGCGTAAGCTGGATGTGTTGCTCGAGCAAAGGAGGGACCTGGGTACGGCGATCAACCTGCTGCTGGAAGATATTGATGCCGGTAAAAAGTATATGAAGGTGTACAAGCAGATGAAGATGTACAATGATCCTTCATTGAATCCTGTTCTCTACAAGAGCGCTTCCAATTAA